The sequence below is a genomic window from Physeter macrocephalus isolate SW-GA chromosome 19, ASM283717v5, whole genome shotgun sequence.
TAAAGAGacataaatcaaataattataaattttgaaaagtgCTATGAATGATAAAAACATGAGACCATGATAGACAACTATCAGGAGACAGTTTCCTCTTCTGGTGTGGACAAGAAAGATCCAACCAGAACAACCAACCTCCAGAGAACAACGATACAGACTCTGAACAAAATCCAGGCAGTCCTCACATTGCATCATACGTGTTAAATGAAACTCGTGCATATTGGAACTGTGTCCTTGCTTTACACAGTTCTGTAGTAGCAGTTCCTGTGCAAAGCAAGAGCCTGGGTACAAAATTCACAGGTTTCAGTTAACAAACCTGTGCCTGCAAGGACTACCTACATAACAAAACAACCATCTGAAGGGTGGAGAAAAGCAGGTGGATATTGGAGGAGGTCAATACTTGTAAAAAGGAATAATGCAGAAGCTTTTACCTTTTCTACAGTTCTTTGCCTAAAAGAACGTTTCAGAAGGCACCATGTACAGAGTGGATAAAATTCCTCCAGAACATCTGCAGACTTTCTGACTCAAAGAAACAGGACAGAATCTCAGGGTCCTGTGAGACAGTAAGGTTTAATAAGCATGTATTTCAAGTTAAGAaggagaggagggcttccctggtggcgcagtggttgagagtccgcctgccgatacaggggacacgggttcgtgccccggtccgggaagatcccacatgccgcggagcggctgggcccgtgagccatggccgctgagcctgcgtgtccggagcctgtgctccgcaacgggagaggccacaacagtgagaggcccacgtaccgcaaaaaaaaaaaaaaaaaaggagaggagtaCGAGAATGAGGCAGAAATAATATCTGAAGACATAATGGTTGACTAGTTCCAAAATTTGGCAAGACCTTTCTATTTACAGTTTCCAGATTCTCAGATAACCCCAAACAGGaaagatatgaagaaaaacaCTCATCAGTATGTCATAGTCAAAATGATGAATACCAAAGATtcagagaaaatcttgaaggcaaCCGGAAACTCTGAGATAATCGATatgtgttgttgttttaagccactgaatttggggataatttgctgtgcagcaatagataactaacacaCCTATTATAGTGGGGGTATCAACACccctctctcaataattgatagaattagaaaatcaggatataagaagataaaatattatcAAGCGATTTGTCCTAAATGtagtttataaaacatttcagtcaataacagaagaaaatgaattattttcaagtGAAGAGATTATTTATTAGGATAAATCATATTCTGGACCATAAAATAAACATCAGTAAATTTAACAGGGTTGAAATCATTCAAAGTATGTTTTCTgtccacaatggaattaaatgagGAATCAACAACAGAACAATGTCTGGAAACACCCTCAATATAGGGACATTAAAATCACACTTCTAAATAAAacggatccaaaaagatatcACTGGGAAAATTAGAAGCAAATTTTAactgaatacaaatgaaaaacagtataTAACCATGAGATACAggtaaagcagtgcttagagagaaAATTATAACATTGAACTCTaatattaggaaagaagaagGGTCTCAAGTTAATAATCTGAGTTTCTACCATAAGAATCTAGAAGAAAGAGTAAATTAAACctcaaataagcaaaacaaagaaataaaggtataaatcaataaaaaagaaacaaaatgaccCAAAAAGAGACAATCAATAAAGCCAAAAGCTGATtttttgaatggataaataaaattgatagcCTCTGTAAGGCTTACTAAGAGTttatcaaagagaaatgaaaatacagattaAGAAACTAATCAGGCATATTTATTCAAGAGATGAAAGTATAGACcctcaaaaaatgtttatataaaaacattcatagcagctttattcgaAGTTTTAAACactgtaaacaacccaaatgtctatcaacagggGAGTCGATAAACATATTGTGATATATTTATGTCATGGACtaaactcagcaataaaaaggaactaactCTTGATACACACAATGACATTGGTTGTggtgaatctcacagacataacACTGGGCTAAAAGAgagacacaaaaatatatatactatatgaatccatttatacGAAGTTCTAGAAGAGACAAATCTAAACTATAGGCATAGATATCGAAACAGTGATTATCTCCGGGTGGAGAAGGTGGGCAAAGATTTATTAGAAAGGAACACAAGGGAGTTTTCTTGGTGCCCTGTATCTTGATGGGTGCAGGTGGGTTACAAGGATGTATTCATTTATCTACATCATCAGACTGTTCACTTatgatcagagagagagagagacagagcaggacgctgagagagagagagactatgaAGGGACAAAACCAAGTAAAGAAAAACAGCTGCCCAGcatcttgggggaaaaaattaatcTGGACCAGGTCAGAAGCAGAGAAGACTTACAAAACAAGACCAACTTGGAAAACTCAGATGCAAACATTAAGAAGGAGCAGTCTCTAGTATGGACAGGAGCCTCCAGGGATGACCTGTCTTTAAGTTATTTACTCTGCATCTAAACACTTGCACTTGtaattgtttgtgtgtgtgtgatggctattttataaataaccaCACTGGCTTTAAGTATGTATGTGTGCAATAAGAACCAAGTTAAGATTCGTCCCCTAAACACAGACAATATTATGGTATTCTGCCTTATCTACCCCCATTGTGTAATTCTAAATTATAATTGCATTAACCACAGACTGAAATATCTATGATGAATATACGTGATATCTAGGATGTGCTTCAAAATAACAGGGGCGGAGAGATGAATGGCGATGTGGAAGAGTTTGGCCATGGGTTAATAATTGCCACAGCTGGATAATGGGTATCATTATACGTGtttgaaagttaaataaaacCTAAGTAACCATACAATAAGTGTGCTAAGGCCAGTgaagtttttatttgcttttcatgaATAACTACTTTGAAGCTTTTAAAGCAAATCTTCTAACTGTTTTAGTGCCCCTGTTGCTAATGTTAAAAGCCCACACATAGGGCACGTACTGGGTGATCCTGCTCTGGTTAGACTGAGGATTGCTGCCAGCGAGTGTCTTATCTCAGGAAGGTTTTACGGGTTAAAGGTGCCCCAGGGGCAGTGCAAATAAAAGCTAAGAGATGGAGCCAAATCCTTTGTCACTGTCTAGTAAGAAACATTCCAGCTAACAGGAGAAAGGACCGGAAATCTTTTCCACGTCAGATGACACAGAGGCAGCAGTAGAGCAGGTCCTGGTATATTTAGCTTTTCCATTTGGgacatgaagaaaattataattgagaaataaaacataattttagaaataaaaaccaaggtagcaaatttgaattttgtaaaaacacTGTTGATTGTAGATTGCAGCTTTTTGATATGACCTATTATTAAACATatgtatttaatacatattaggcaatttataaatatttacagttgttgaaatattttttcattttctttgagcaGATATAAACCATTCTGTAGTCATGTTGAGCATATAACTGGAAAAGTTAATCAGCTTAAATTTTTAGATTATCAAAAATTTAcaacactgagaaaaaaataccaaagaaagAAATCCTTTATACTTAAATACCtctacatttgttttttaaagtttcttaaagtaagaaataaaaagttatattgCCCCCAATTAATGATCCTACAGTAATCTTTCCTGGTTAAGGTAGAAATTTACAAGATCATAGGTGGTATTACTCCTTGCAACTAAACAACAAACTAAGTTTTTACTTCTTATTTGTTTATAGAAATAGAGGAAGACTTCTGTTATCAAACTTTAAATCattattgtaaaaaaatttaatactgtGCTAGGAATATATATCTTAACACTTGGAAATGCCCACAGcttaataataaatagaaagagaagacattacTCTTACATTTGGGGCAACATCGTGTCAAAATAGTAACCTATTTTCAGTTACTCAGGAAAGCAATCAGCAAGTGTTTACTGAATAACTACAAGATGCTGTGAAATGTACAAGAGATATATAGGATAAGGAGTTCACAACAGCTGATGAAGGAGCAGACAATTCTGATATCTAATACACATGAAATGATTAGATAACACAACATATTACGTGAATAGGTTTCAAGACAGGGTTTCATATGAGTTCAAGGAGGATGGATAACACTAGGCTGGAGAATGTACTTTGATGATGGTAAGAACTGGACAGAATGCATTTGGAACATAATATTTATGCAATGCATATAATCCTTAAAGTATTCGCTCCACTTCtactataaaataagtaaattgttTCTATCTTCTTTGAAATCATAAACAGAAGATCTTAAAATATCCTCTATTTTCTTTAATGTaaactgtaaaaattttttaaatgctgagaaTCTCCTCCTCTAAACATATAAGACACAGATAGAGACCGGTGGAAttacaatgatttttctttgttaaattgaAGAATATGATTACAAAGAGAAACAACTGGCCTGATATTGATCgcaagatgtaaataaatatccTCACATGCGCGTAACTCCATTGTCCAAAATTTGGGGAGTTTGttttaaacatacaaagaaagagaaaggtttAGGTACCCCAATAGCAAAAGCAAGCCACACAGGGTATCCAATTCAGCTTCCTCACGTAAAACATATCAAAACATGCTCTGCCAGAGGTATTTACAAGCTTAAAAGAATTATTTCCATATGCTTCATTGTGCCAGAagtaaaagttttttattttcttcaccagAGTTCTCATTTTATACCTACAACTATTCTCCAAGCACCTcctatatgaaataaatatgcttgattctctagggaggaaaaagaaaggatgtTTTCATCATGGCCCCTGTCCTTGagaatcttaaaatgttttttgagttatgtgcaaataaaaaaaaataacaacctcAAAATCAGGAAACTTTCATGTTTGTCCAGTGAGCAGTACAAACAAGGCTGACTGTAGATTAGGAACTGGCTACAACATAAGACTTTTGGTTTTGATAAAATAGTGTGAAATCTCTGCTATTCGTGTTCCTTTCTGACCAGCTGATTAACATTAACGTAGAAAGTAAAagtaatatgtaaatgaaaagcATTAACATCCTATAGAAAGTTCATGCTGATCTGGTGATGCAGGTCAGGAACAAAATGGAGGAAAGGACAGGAGAATCATACACAATATTTGTGGCACAAGTAAAAGATAAGATCTTAATTAACAAAGAAATTTGCGTATTAGTAAATATAGTATCACCTCATAGGAATACTCTTTAAACTATCACAAAATGCATCtcctaaaatgtaaaataccattatttccaaaaataaattttaattatggaTCTACTCACATATttgttacacattttaaaagattacaatTTGATTAGTTTAGTTTCATCTCTGCCCCCacctttttttcatttagttttttgttataaaatacaAGGCTTCACAGCATCaaataaattatatggtatttACTGTAGGGattaactttaaattaaaatgtgtgcTTGTTAACATGGTCCTAACCATCTACAGGAGATTTGGGCTGTGTCTATATGATATGTAAAGAACCATTTCAGTgggaaataaattaggaaaatttaaacatttcacataaataaaagtgttttgaCTAAGCTTTTCACTTTGTAACAGGTTTCTTTGGTATCATTGAAAACATTAGGTTTTATTTAGAAGTCATCAAGGAAAAATTAGACATTTCCCTGAGATAATGTGGATAGCTATTCAGATAACTCATTTTCAATAAACAGCAATTTTTGGCCTTAATTATTTGGATTGGTCATCTACATTGGTCAAATTTGTTATTGACATTTCTACTTTATTCAATATTATTCTGGATTATGTGTATCAAGACATTCTGTATTCTtgggcaaaacaaaaacagtcagccccaaagcaattaaaaataggGTCAATCATCAGCAAAGTGAGTAAATGATAAGCACTTTCTGAAAAGCTGTACTCTCCAGCTGGCTTTTTTTGCACTGTCTCCACTGTGACAGTACACATGAGTTCTATCTAAAAACATTTGGGATTTGTTTATGTTCCATTGAGAGAATAGATTCTTCCAGGAGTAAAGGGTGCACTAGTGTGATGCCACTGAGAGATGTAAACCACCATAAACTGTGTTCATGAATTGCCATTATAAGGTGGAACAGCAGCTATTTAAAATAGcagcagatttatttatttgaacccTAGGAAACAAAATACACTTGACCGCTTAAACCCACTCTTAAGCTCCATTCTCCCCTTCAGTCCATCTGAGGAGAGCATGGGAAATGCAAACAGCATTTCTCCTGAGGATGTTAGTCAGACAGGAAGATCAACCGAGGAGACACTGGCTGAGAGCACCAAATTAGGTGCTGCCAGAAGCAGCTGAGTTATGAGGCACTCAGTCTGGGTAACGGGGCAGGGAACACAGGTGgatgagaggaagaaaaacttTGCTCTCCTGGGCTTGCAAATACTCCCTAACAGGTGTCAGGAGCATGCCTCAAAGCAGGATTTCTCAGGCAAACAGACACTTGCTTTAACTATATAAATATGCATCTTGAAGTGATGCATGAGGAGGCTGAATGAACACCCTTGGTGTTTACGAATACAAACACATACTGATGCCCCCTCAATTTTTATGATTGCTTAGGTCACAGTTCATACATTTCAGTGCAGGTCAGAAGACCATGTTCTGTCTGAGGCTGATGAGTTCCAAAACAGTGATATCTTGGAATGTCAGAGAACAGCAAAGGGTTCTGACTAACCTTGGGAGCCAGAGAGAAGGCAGGACTTCTACAGGAAGGGGggacattgaaaaaaaaaagagaggaacaaCATTCACCCACTTCATAATTCTACCCAGGGCTCACCCTGGCCTCCAAATTTTGTAGCTGTCACACCAAAAAAATTATCTAACCATGAATCCCCCAAGCCACAGCTCAGTTGATCCATCATCTCTACCTGTGTTGGACTGCTAATAGACTTTTCATTCTTGAAAACTAATCAGTGTATTGGGGGAGCAgtatttatgtaaattttgtgTTGTTCAAGCCCCCATATCATCTTCCTCTGAAACAGTAGTCTATAACTGGGGGTATAAGTgtttttaattgataaaataGTGATGTCTTTACTTCTTCAACTCtttcaaatccattttcttttatacttttgtcATTCAAGTCTTTTAAATATTCCAGAATTATTAATTCTTCATTCCCCCAAACTATGACCAGCTCACAGATGACAGCAACCATTCTGATTTGACCTATAACCCATATACACTCCATACATCACTATGTTAAtaaagcacatacacacacacacctagttTCTCTGTAACATAGTGAACATTCTGATTTGACCTATGGCCACTCTCATTTTCACTATAACCTATTTTAAAACTCAAGAAGTTATAAGAGCAAAATAGTAAATAtcagtaaattattttccttggtAAAGATAGGCTAAATTAGTAGGAACCACAAATATGTGTGCATAGTcctattaaacatatatttttttctaaatggaatttttctGACACAAACAGCTAGTGATTGTTGAGCCACTGGAGTTGTAACGTATTTCTGAAACACATGTTATAATCATCAAGCCTAAATACATCTCTAATTAAAACAAATGCTGCCAAGAGTATGCAGATCAAAAGGAAAGTGCTCTTGATACACTGCTGCTCAATTCAGGCCTCCACCCCTTGTGTAGAAATCTCCCAGAAATACGGCAAAGCCATTAGACTCTGCTACATGCTAACGCTTCTAGTTTAACTCCAACAGCATGTGTAAAATCCTGGATTATAAATCACCGTTGTGATCTATGCCCAGGAATCCATCTAGTTGAATTGTTTATGAGAAGGATTGGAGGAAGGTGTACAAAGCAGCATCTTTAGCGCTGACCGatcacaaaatataaatatttccaaaaccaTGAGTGACAGTGCTCAGCACTTCTCCATTCAACGTGTAAAAAACTATGGAGgattattatattcttttaaaatgaaacccACAGAGGTGCCCACCTCTAATTATTATTAGGCTTAATAAAGACTTAtgaaaagcactttgaaaaatctgaagtgctttaaaaatataagatattattactattattttcctttaaatattgcAAGCCTAGCTCTGTTGCCTATTTTAATATACCTTTGCCTTTGGTTTCCCATATACCTCCCTGAATTtcagtgttaatttcttcttaaaaattttaactatatcATGGCTATTTAATtccattgtcatttttattattccattatattgaCAGGTCagtctatttatttcttctagtggATCCTGCATGGAATTATGAAGATTGAGATCACTCAGGATAGCCTCTGCAGAACTCACACCTGGTTTCTTTACCATTAAATTCCAATAAGCTTATCAAAAAGTAATGTTTGATAACAAAAGTCtatgatttcttaaatttgttttccatgcagcaaaatttggaaaattttagcTTTCACTTGAAATTtgatcctctttttcttcttttcccttcttctctcccttttcctgtaaattctttttttttttttttttttttttgcggcctctccctttgcggagcacaggctccggacgcgcaggctcagcggccatggctcacgggcccagccactcagcggcatgtgggatcctcccggaccggggcgcgaacccggttcccgtgcatcggcaggcggacgcgcaaccactgcgccaccagggaagccccatcctgtAAATTCTTAATACCCttttattcttccctttcccccacctcctttctctgcttctctttgaCTTATTCTCTCTCACAacatttttcctctcctctcttctttggTTAGCTGCTGAATTTTCCTATATACACCTGCACAAATGCTATCCAAGAGTGCTCTTTGTGAGAACTTTTACAAcataaaaaaaattcccatttagTGTTTATGTGAGTACAGTGCATGTGTAGGTGAAGGGCAAAATAATGTATTACTTTGGCCATTGAGATACTGTGGAGGTCAAAGACAGATGAAATCTGGAACACAAAGACAGATGAAGTAATTTTAACATGGAACAGAAACTAAGTaggtaaaaagaaaaggagtGTATCTTGTACTTTCTTTGTGATAATTTataacactaaaaataataaagtgtttcACCTACAGATCAttcagtgcatatatatatatacacatatacatatatatacatatatacacatatatgtgtatatatatatcatctcaaCAACTAGGTGTAAACTAATGGAGGACAGGTTCCATGTATTAAATTCCTTTATACCCTTCAAAAGATAGCACAGCTCTTCATACACACCAGGCACTTAAAAGAGGATTGAATGAAATACAGAAATCATTATGAAATTGGTGACTACCCCCCAAAATATTGACTGAAACTGCTTGTTACTGCTAAGGAGTTTAAAACACTCAAATGAATATGAATACACACAGGGACATGCAGACATACAACACCCCCGgaaaaacgaaagaaagaaaataaatggaaacatgaaACTGGagatatatacaaatacacaagAGAACATTCTATGAAAACCCATacatagagaaaaattaattaactaatttgcGATCTTAGGCAgaaggtcatttaaaaataatcaaaaatatcttcattatttttcagtaCCTGAAGTTTCCAGGAACTGATTATAGTGAATTGGCAAATTGTGAGTAGCTGTGCAATTAATGTTTATAGTGACATACTGACTTACTTGAACCTGGATAAGTCATGTTATCTGCCCTGTGCTTCTGTGTCTCTGAAGTGACAGTACTAGTTGCCTTCTCATCCTCCTCCTCTGCAAAGATGTTCTGCaaataaatgaggtaatgttTGGGAGATGTTCGCGGCTTGGGAAAGAAACCCACTGCACACATATCAGATGGTATTACTATTCCATATTCAAACCTGGTATATTATTgcctgttttaaattaaaattgtacTGTTTGAGTCTTGGGCTCTGACCAAAATCTGGGTCGGCATAAGAGGacgattatttttaattttaattctgaggctctgttcagCTCCCTTGCACGTGTGAGGGCCAACTGTAGGAAATAAACAAAGCACATAAATcaagctgtgaaagaggaaaatctttctccggaaggatttttctttttccttttttttttcaatgaagagCGTGAACACTGTATTTCCCTGGAAGAATATTTCGGTCCAGGAAGGAGGATAGTGCATGCCGTGGGAgcgtatgtgtgcgtgtgtgtgcatgtgtgtgtatgtgtgtgtgctgtgcGTGCGCGCCCGCGGAGagaggggcgggggaggcggaTGAGGAGGATGAGATCATAGTTTCAGGATCCTCAGGAAACCCTGGTACTGGCAGCAGCCAGCCTCTGCTGTGCCCACATGACCCACAACTCTGGCAGCGGACCGGGCACTTCcaacattattaaataataagaaagcGGCTCCTACTCCATGCCCAAACCTCCCTACAGACCGGTGGACACCTTCTAAGAGTTTGACGAGTCGGTGACTGAGGCGCCCGTCCATTCCAAGGTGTGTGCGAGGCGTTTTCTTCCCTGACAGCTCCGGAGTGGGGGAGGGCGCGGGGGTGGACGGGGTCCGTGTGGCGGGCGAGGGTGGGCGCGGGGCCCGGCTGCCGCGCGCTGACCCCGGCCACCCGGTGCCGCGGAGCCAGCCGCCGGGCGGGAGATGCCGGTGACGCGCAGCCGTAGCTGCGCAGGGACCGCAGCAGCCCACGGCGCCGGGGCGCGGGCAGGGGAGGCTCGGCCGCCGGAGCAAGGGCAGGCGCCACGCACCCGGCAAAGTCGAGTGGAAGCGGGCTGCGAGCGCGGCTAAGGGAGGGAATCGCCCCAACGCCCACTCGCGGGGGTTCCCACCTGTGCGCGGGCGCCGGCCGCCGGGAGCGCGAAACATGTGCCGGGCGCCGCAGCCGGGACTGCGGCGCGGCGCCTCcccgggcggcggcgggcggcgccTCGGGCCCGCGGGGAGGCGGGAGCGGCTGCGGCAGGATGGCCGGCCCGGGGGCGCGGGGCCGCGCAGGTAAATCTCGGCCTCCCACCGAGGCCGGGCcgcgccgcagccgccgccgccgccgccgccgccgctgccgctgctGCACAGCTCCCGGGCGAGCGAGGGCAGTCTGCTCGCTCGCGCCGCGGGTTGAGTTGTTTTTGTGGTCACGGTTGCTCTCTTGGTGTTCCCCGCGGGCTGAGCTGCTGGGAGGTGGCGTGGCCACCTCCATTAGGGATGACACTCACGTGGGGAGAGGTCTGGGGGGCTACTGTTGACCGGGAAATCCGTGGTGGGATCCTCTCCCGCCGGCGGCGTCTGCGCGTGTTGCAATGCACTGCGGTGCCGGGGAGGCGGGCCGGGCGGGTGTGGGCGCCCTGCGGGGGAGCGGGGGGGCGGTCGGCGCGAACGGTGAGTGTCTTCAGCTTTTATAGCCTGTTGCCCACTCTGGAGTTTTCCTCAGAACAGAGGGCGGAAGCGAGGTCCGTTCTGGTACCGGAGTGGGAGGTGGCGAGGTGTCTATCAGAAGACCAAAgccaaggagaagagagggatggCGGAGCTGGGCTCAGGGGTACTATGCCCGGGACTTGGTAGTAAAACTTTCCTCTTTGGCGAGCTTGGGGTATGGCTTTGAGAAGGTAAGTGTAGAACTTGATTCGGGGTGGGGGATATTGGATGTTCTCTGGCAGTGAAGTTCAGCCATTAGGTTCATTGTTGCTCTAAAAAAGGGTCTTTTGAGTTGATGTTTCAGTTCAGGTTTCCTGTTATCTGTTATGATCGCTTGGTGTTTAATGTGTCTTGTGTTTCCTTTCAAACATATCAGTAACCAACATTGTTGAAGTATGCctaattattaatttcttttacaaaaaggACTTATTTTGCTTATTCCAAAGGTAGaaactttaggaaaaaaacagcCCTCCAGGCACAGTTCTGTGAACTTTAGCTTTAGTCACTCACTTAATTCTAACACCACCATAAGGGGTAGGTAATAATACTGTccaccttttacagatgaggaaatccaggcacagagaggtgaagtaatttacccaaggtcgTACTGTTTTAAATATTAGAGCCTAGTTGAGCTTTTGATGTTCCCTAaaccaacatatattttttttcataaaaataagacCTCAAGTCTTTTATGTTTGATATATTGACCACGTCTCTACCAAGATGAACCTCTTAACTATGTGCTACACCTTTGGGACAATTAACACTTTTTCTAATACTATAATTTCTAATACTATAATTATGGCACGTATCATTTGAGTCATTTCCTTTTGCCACAATTAACCGTTTCCTACAACAATTATAGATTAAAGTAGTATTTATCAGCAAAGTTAAGATTTTCAGCAGTTAAGATTTATCAGCAAAGTAAATTATAAAGCAGGCAGCTGAATCTCTATATTTGCACTTAATTTTAAACTTCGTAAGGTATTagtctgttctttgctcaaagCAGGGCCATCATTTTCTTCCAAACACCATCTTGCAGAAATTTTGAGCGAGTTTAATCATCTTTAATTCAATCACACTGACAAGAGCTTAGGcagtttttaaagaagaattatgcAATTCTCTTTCAACTCTCAGTGATTAAAAGCAGGCTATATTGCGAGAGTGTTTGTATATGTCATGCCTTTTCACCAATTGTATGTACTTTAGGCGAAGTtgtgtagcaatgaagactgAAATCACATGTTCTCATTAGTTCTAAGCTGAAATACTGTAAAAATATCCACTTGTTTTAAATGAACCATGATGTGAAGAAAGGTCTCAGTGGGGTAAAGTCCAACTGCACATATTTAGAGAATTACTTCTCATTTGAACTTATCATGGAACTcttataatattcattttattggaCAGATGTCTCTCTTAGGTCTTCATCTGTTATTTGTTCAAGTAAGTTTAATCGCTGCTTCACATAATgagtttcaaaattattttgacattCATAGATTTCCTTAAGTCTTGTCTTTCAGTTTAATTAAATTCAGTGTACATACTTCAGATGCTTACTTATTCCACATTATATGTGAAA
It includes:
- the LOC114484343 gene encoding tropomyosin-1, isoforms 33/34-like — translated: MDMRVLLLPLLGPICSDGKMPTGKLAHSTSAERPAFQGKLQSGQQAIKAEDTHRSRRPPPRSPAGRPHPPGPPPRHRSALQHAQTPPAGEDPTTDFPVNSSPPDLSPPAAAAAAAAAAAARPGLGGRPRFTCAAPRPRAGHPAAAAPASPRARGAARRRPGRRRAAVPAAAPGTCFALPAAGARAQNIFAEEEDEKATSTVTSETQKHRADNMTYPGSTWVGTPFSQMARATFSLVSIFIYLKLVWIQKVYFLFDPKADR